The following proteins come from a genomic window of Thiothrix unzii:
- a CDS encoding two-component system sensor histidine kinase NtrB: MQSGSRATTFNQKLVPVFLHEDPWNLLRLYHVYRLTLAGALLVALVLEYGHVHLGEYQPELFRWLTGTYLLIAVITNLSSYFQWPDLPVQTSLFVVLDIVILLGLIWASGGLEGGFGILLLIPVLIPYLGNPGHVSLSFASLTGLALISIQIYLQSQGVIENSGIMHGGLIALFILLVSWASNRWIRKASAMASLAQRRGVDLANLSQLNQSILDRLESGILVVEESGVIRHMNQGAWDMLGQPGNWRSKPLQQFAPELDQHLQHWLHQVSPRIASFDVRHQNTTEVRARFSQLGTQARKATLINLEDTTEQREKLQSVKLASLGQLTASIAHEIRNPLGAISHAAQLLGESQNLDKADTRLLQIIQSNARRMNLTIESVLNLSRKKTPNRERLALKLWLHEFRKDFVLQNKLREEQVTLFIDPADTVVEFDPAHLHQIVWNLCRNALKYAHEDPRRLQLDIQGGNPTHTRDIMLNIIDNGRGMTGEQRQRLFEPFFTTSTQGTGLGLFMSRELALTNGASLEYLALPTGGSCFRLVFSRNR; this comes from the coding sequence TTGCAGTCTGGATCACGCGCAACGACATTTAACCAAAAATTAGTTCCGGTATTTTTGCACGAAGACCCGTGGAATCTGTTACGCCTTTACCACGTCTACCGCCTGACACTCGCGGGCGCGTTGCTAGTGGCGTTGGTGCTGGAATACGGGCATGTGCATCTGGGCGAATACCAGCCGGAACTGTTCCGCTGGTTAACTGGCACATACCTGTTAATTGCGGTCATCACCAACCTCAGCTCGTATTTCCAATGGCCGGATTTACCGGTGCAAACCTCGCTGTTTGTGGTGCTGGATATTGTGATTTTACTGGGGCTAATCTGGGCAAGCGGCGGCTTGGAGGGTGGCTTTGGTATCTTACTGCTGATTCCGGTACTGATTCCCTATCTGGGTAATCCCGGTCATGTATCGTTGTCGTTTGCCTCACTGACTGGGCTGGCCTTAATCAGCATCCAAATCTATTTGCAATCCCAAGGTGTAATCGAAAACAGCGGCATTATGCACGGTGGGCTAATCGCCCTGTTTATATTGCTGGTGAGCTGGGCAAGTAATCGCTGGATTCGGAAAGCCAGCGCGATGGCTTCCCTTGCACAACGACGCGGGGTGGATCTTGCCAATTTATCGCAACTCAATCAGTCGATTCTGGATCGGTTAGAATCCGGTATTTTGGTGGTGGAAGAATCCGGGGTCATTCGTCACATGAACCAAGGCGCGTGGGATATGCTCGGTCAGCCCGGTAACTGGCGCAGCAAACCGTTACAGCAATTCGCCCCCGAACTGGATCAGCACCTGCAACACTGGTTGCACCAAGTCAGCCCACGTATTGCCAGTTTCGATGTGCGTCACCAAAACACCACCGAAGTCCGCGCCCGCTTTTCGCAACTCGGTACACAAGCGCGTAAAGCCACCTTGATTAATCTGGAAGACACCACCGAACAACGTGAAAAATTGCAAAGCGTTAAACTTGCTTCATTGGGGCAATTAACTGCCAGCATTGCCCACGAAATCCGCAATCCCTTGGGTGCAATCAGCCACGCCGCGCAATTACTCGGTGAATCGCAAAATCTCGATAAAGCTGATACCCGCTTGTTACAGATTATTCAATCGAATGCCCGCCGGATGAATTTAACCATTGAAAGCGTGCTGAACTTATCACGCAAGAAAACCCCGAACCGCGAACGCCTCGCGCTCAAACTGTGGTTACACGAATTCCGCAAAGACTTTGTATTACAAAATAAATTACGTGAGGAACAGGTAACGCTGTTCATTGATCCGGCGGATACGGTGGTTGAATTTGACCCGGCGCATTTACATCAAATCGTCTGGAATTTATGCCGCAATGCCCTCAAATACGCCCACGAAGACCCGCGCCGCCTGCAACTGGATATACAAGGTGGCAACCCCACCCATACCCGCGACATTATGCTCAATATTATCGACAACGGGCGCGGCATGACGGGTGAACAACGGCAACGCTTATTTGAACCGTTTTTCACCACCAGCACCCAAGGCACGGGCTTAGGCTTATTCATGTCGCGGGAACTGGCGTTAACCAATGGCGCGAGTCTCGAATACCTCGCTTTACCCACGGGCGGAAGCTGTTTCCGTCTCGTGTTTTCGCGTAACCGCTAA
- a CDS encoding sigma-54-dependent transcriptional regulator yields MTEQTVLIIDDEPDIRELLEITLLRMGLDTVTAGNVEGALEKIEQYQPNLCLTDMKLPDGNGIDIVRYIQKNYPHIPIAVITAFGSMDTAVEALKAGAYDFVSKPVDLPKLRELIQTALKLSGSKHAKHTAKPDKDDAHSSSILGNSAAMQQLKATISKLARSQAPVYIHGESGSGKELVAQQIHLQGSRATAPFIPVNCGAIPENLMESEFFGHKKGSFTGAVSDKQGLFQAAHRGTLFLDEVADLPLTMQVKLLRAIQEGAVKPVGGLEEIPVDVRILSATHKSLEHEVAAGHFRQDLYYRLNVIKLKVPPLRERTDDISLLADFFLDKIAKRWQMPPIRLSAAARTELQTYPFPGNVRELENVLERASTLCDNNTIQPDDLQLSTTAQTQAPALSTPQWVRDSPETDKSPTVSDKLPAWNPINEEEERNLIVRALDQTRWNRTKAAELLGMSFRQLRYRIQKYGLDEG; encoded by the coding sequence ATGACCGAACAAACCGTACTCATTATCGACGACGAACCGGACATCCGCGAACTGCTGGAAATCACCCTATTACGCATGGGGCTGGACACGGTAACGGCGGGCAATGTGGAAGGCGCACTCGAAAAAATCGAACAATACCAGCCGAATTTGTGCCTCACTGACATGAAATTACCCGATGGTAACGGCATCGACATTGTGCGTTACATTCAGAAAAATTACCCGCACATCCCGATTGCGGTCATTACCGCATTTGGCAGCATGGATACGGCAGTGGAAGCCCTCAAAGCCGGGGCTTACGACTTCGTATCCAAACCGGTAGATTTGCCCAAATTGCGCGAACTCATCCAGACCGCGCTCAAACTTTCCGGCAGCAAACACGCCAAACACACCGCCAAACCTGATAAAGATGACGCACACAGCAGCAGCATTTTGGGCAATTCCGCCGCGATGCAGCAGCTCAAAGCCACCATCAGCAAACTGGCTCGCAGCCAAGCCCCAGTGTACATTCATGGCGAATCCGGCAGCGGTAAAGAATTGGTGGCGCAACAAATTCACCTACAAGGTTCACGCGCCACCGCGCCATTCATTCCGGTGAACTGCGGGGCGATTCCTGAAAACCTGATGGAAAGCGAATTCTTTGGGCATAAAAAGGGCAGCTTTACCGGCGCGGTCAGCGACAAACAAGGGCTGTTTCAAGCCGCTCACCGAGGCACGTTATTTCTGGATGAAGTCGCCGATTTACCACTGACCATGCAGGTCAAGTTATTGCGGGCGATTCAAGAAGGTGCGGTCAAGCCCGTCGGTGGTTTGGAAGAAATCCCCGTCGATGTGCGCATTTTAAGTGCCACCCACAAAAGCCTTGAGCACGAAGTCGCGGCGGGGCATTTCCGCCAAGATTTGTATTACCGCCTCAACGTGATTAAGTTGAAAGTGCCGCCGTTGCGGGAGCGTACCGACGACATTTCCTTACTTGCGGACTTTTTCCTCGATAAAATCGCCAAACGCTGGCAAATGCCACCAATTCGGTTATCGGCGGCGGCACGCACGGAATTACAGACGTACCCCTTTCCCGGAAATGTGCGTGAACTCGAAAACGTACTAGAACGCGCCAGTACCTTGTGTGACAACAACACCATTCAACCGGACGATTTACAGCTTTCCACTACCGCACAAACTCAAGCTCCGGCATTGAGTACGCCGCAATGGGTGCGTGATTCCCCGGAAACCGACAAAAGCCCCACGGTAAGTGACAAATTGCCAGCTTGGAACCCGATTAATGAGGAAGAAGAGCGCAACCTGATTGTTCGCGCTCTGGATCAAACCCGCTGGAATCGCACCAAAGCCGCCGAATTGCTCGGCATGAGCTTCCGTCAGTTGCGTTACCGCATCCAGAAATACGGGTTGGATGAAGGTTAA
- a CDS encoding ATP-binding cassette domain-containing protein — protein sequence MLVFSNLGLRRGSKELLGAATLNIHPGQRVGLTGANGTGKSSLFSLIRGELSPDVGNFSIPASWVIAHVKQETPATDTSALDYALEGDAEYVSLKAQLEHADGMHLGELYTKLEAIDGYTTESRAATLLHGLGFKPEEIRNPVSSFSGGWRMRLNLVQALMCRSDLLLLDEPTNHLDLDAVIWLQDWLKSYRGTLLLISHDREFLDAICTQIAHIEQGRITLYTGNYSTFEVTRTERLAQQQSAFQKQQRERAHIQSYVDRFRAQATKARQAQSRLKALERMETIGPAHVDSPFTFSFKAPTKLPDRLLHVDKVSIGYGDKTIVAGIELQIMPGERIGLIGPNGAGKSTLIKFMAGLMPAQRGESWQAADIKIGYFAQHQLEQLKAEQSPLQHLRELDKQAREQDLRNYLGGFAFQGVRVDEAIEPFSGGEKARLALALLIYQRPNLLLLDEPTNHLDLDMRLALSMALQDYVGAMVIVSHDRHMLKMVTDKLLLVEGGKAQEFDGDLDDYAVWLQNRFRAEENAAGLGDVAAAPAASHSAAGRKDQRREAAEKRKRFQPLKQKADKLEKEIERLNQQKAALEAQLADPEMHSDANKPKLKKLLADQLALDAKLGEAEVQWMEASEAYDAAMAGD from the coding sequence ATGTTAGTTTTTTCTAATCTCGGTTTGCGGCGCGGTAGCAAGGAATTGCTGGGTGCGGCGACATTAAATATCCATCCGGGGCAACGGGTCGGTTTAACGGGCGCGAATGGTACAGGTAAATCCAGCCTGTTCTCGCTGATTCGCGGTGAGTTATCGCCGGATGTGGGTAATTTCAGCATTCCTGCCAGTTGGGTCATCGCGCATGTGAAGCAGGAAACCCCGGCTACCGACACCAGTGCGCTGGATTACGCGCTCGAAGGCGATGCCGAATACGTCAGCCTGAAAGCGCAACTGGAACACGCTGACGGGATGCACCTCGGCGAGCTGTACACCAAGCTCGAAGCGATTGACGGTTACACCACTGAAAGCCGCGCTGCTACGTTGTTACACGGTTTAGGTTTCAAACCCGAAGAAATCCGTAATCCGGTTTCCAGCTTTTCTGGCGGTTGGCGGATGCGCTTGAATCTAGTGCAAGCCCTGATGTGCCGTTCCGACCTGTTGTTGCTGGACGAACCGACCAACCACCTTGACCTTGATGCCGTCATTTGGCTGCAAGACTGGTTGAAAAGCTATCGCGGCACGCTGCTGCTGATTTCGCATGACCGCGAGTTTCTGGATGCGATTTGCACCCAGATTGCGCACATTGAACAAGGCCGGATCACGCTTTACACCGGCAACTATTCCACCTTTGAAGTCACGCGCACCGAACGCCTTGCACAACAGCAGTCCGCTTTCCAGAAACAACAGCGTGAGCGGGCGCACATCCAAAGTTACGTCGACCGTTTCCGCGCCCAAGCCACCAAAGCACGCCAAGCCCAAAGCCGTTTGAAAGCCTTGGAACGCATGGAAACCATTGGCCCAGCGCACGTTGATTCACCGTTCACGTTTAGTTTCAAAGCCCCAACGAAACTGCCCGACCGTTTGCTGCACGTTGATAAAGTCAGTATCGGTTATGGCGACAAAACCATCGTGGCAGGGATTGAATTGCAAATCATGCCCGGTGAACGCATCGGTTTAATCGGCCCTAACGGTGCGGGGAAATCCACCCTGATCAAGTTTATGGCTGGCCTGATGCCTGCGCAACGTGGTGAAAGCTGGCAGGCTGCGGACATCAAAATCGGCTATTTTGCCCAGCATCAACTGGAACAGCTCAAAGCCGAACAGTCACCACTGCAACATTTACGCGAACTTGATAAGCAAGCGCGTGAACAGGATTTGCGCAATTACCTCGGCGGATTTGCGTTTCAGGGTGTGCGCGTAGACGAGGCGATTGAACCATTTTCTGGGGGTGAAAAAGCCCGTCTTGCGCTGGCCTTGCTAATTTATCAACGCCCTAATTTGCTGCTGCTGGATGAGCCTACCAACCACTTGGATTTGGATATGCGCCTTGCCTTGAGCATGGCATTGCAAGATTACGTGGGTGCAATGGTGATCGTATCGCACGACCGCCATATGCTGAAAATGGTGACAGATAAGTTGCTGCTGGTGGAAGGTGGTAAAGCCCAAGAGTTTGACGGCGATTTGGACGATTACGCGGTGTGGCTGCAAAATCGTTTCCGTGCCGAAGAAAATGCGGCTGGGTTGGGCGATGTGGCGGCTGCACCGGCGGCTTCGCACAGTGCCGCAGGGCGCAAAGATCAACGCCGCGAAGCTGCCGAAAAGCGCAAACGTTTCCAGCCGCTTAAACAAAAAGCCGATAAGCTCGAAAAAGAGATTGAACGCCTCAATCAGCAAAAAGCCGCGCTCGAAGCACAGTTAGCCGACCCGGAGATGCACAGCGATGCCAATAAACCTAAGCTGAAAAAGCTGTTGGCAGACCAGCTTGCGCTGGATGCCAAGCTGGGTGAAGCGGAAGTGCAGTGGATGGAGGCGAGTGAGGCGTATGACGCTGCAATGGCTGGCGATTAA
- a CDS encoding response regulator transcription factor, protein MDDDNVLQALLAHFLPMHGFVVRRALNTEQASLLIAETCPTLVILDILMPGMNGLEWIQQLRQQHPTLPVIIVSSQSSYEDRIQSLELGADDYIAKPFHPKELLIRIHNVLRHHSVNTPYISIGPWQFFPEEALLRDAQGHETKLTTTEAQLLLFFHRNAGRILSRDAISVHLHGIEDNPLDRRIDMRINRLRKKLEPNTKAEHARHLRTVWRQGYRFTS, encoded by the coding sequence GTGGACGATGACAACGTGCTACAGGCATTGTTGGCACATTTTTTACCCATGCACGGGTTTGTGGTACGACGTGCGCTCAATACAGAGCAAGCCAGCTTATTAATAGCGGAAACCTGCCCTACGCTAGTGATTCTCGATATTTTAATGCCCGGAATGAATGGCTTGGAATGGATACAACAACTTCGCCAACAACACCCAACTTTGCCTGTCATTATTGTATCATCGCAAAGCAGTTACGAAGACCGGATTCAAAGTCTGGAATTGGGTGCAGACGACTACATTGCCAAACCGTTCCATCCCAAAGAATTATTAATTCGTATCCATAATGTCTTGCGCCATCACAGCGTTAACACCCCGTACATCAGCATTGGGCCATGGCAATTTTTTCCTGAGGAAGCCTTGCTGCGTGATGCGCAAGGGCATGAAACCAAACTCACTACGACTGAAGCGCAATTGTTACTTTTTTTTCATCGAAATGCCGGTAGAATCTTGTCACGGGACGCTATCTCGGTGCATTTACACGGCATTGAAGATAACCCGCTGGATCGACGTATTGATATGCGTATCAACCGTCTACGTAAGAAATTAGAACCAAATACCAAAGCAGAACATGCGAGACATCTGCGCACGGTATGGCGACAGGGCTACCGTTTTACTAGTTAG
- the thiS gene encoding sulfur carrier protein ThiS, with amino-acid sequence MEILVNGTPHIVPDGSTAADLLAILELQGKRLALEINQELVPRSQFETFVLQPHDAVEIVHAIGGG; translated from the coding sequence ATGGAAATACTTGTCAATGGCACGCCCCACATCGTTCCCGACGGTTCGACTGCTGCTGATTTACTCGCGATTCTTGAATTGCAAGGCAAGCGTTTAGCCCTCGAAATCAATCAGGAACTCGTGCCGCGTAGCCAGTTTGAAACGTTTGTTCTCCAACCCCATGATGCGGTTGAAATCGTCCACGCCATCGGCGGCGGCTAA
- a CDS encoding thiazole synthase has product MQQDTLTIAGKTYASRLLVGTGKYRDLAETQAATQASGAQIITVAIRRTNIGQNKDEPNLLDVIPLDQYTLLPNTAGCYNVEEAVRTCRLARELLDGHNLVKLEVLGDAKTLYPDTIQTLKAAEILVKDGFDVMVYTSDDPLIARQLEQIGCVAVMPLAAPIGSGLGIRNPYNILEIIENANVPIIVDAGVGTASDAAIAMEMGCDGVLMNTAIAGAKNPVLMASAMKKAIEAGREAFLAGRMPRKRYASASSPLDGMFF; this is encoded by the coding sequence ATGCAACAAGACACCCTCACCATTGCAGGCAAAACTTATGCCTCGCGTTTGCTGGTCGGCACGGGTAAATACCGCGACTTAGCAGAAACCCAAGCGGCAACCCAAGCCAGCGGTGCGCAAATTATTACCGTCGCGATTCGCCGTACCAATATTGGGCAAAACAAAGACGAACCGAACTTACTGGATGTAATTCCACTCGACCAATACACCCTGCTGCCCAATACCGCCGGGTGCTATAACGTTGAAGAGGCGGTGCGCACTTGCCGCTTGGCACGCGAATTGTTAGATGGTCACAACCTAGTCAAACTGGAGGTGCTGGGTGATGCCAAAACGCTTTACCCCGACACCATTCAAACCCTGAAAGCTGCCGAAATTCTGGTGAAAGACGGCTTTGATGTCATGGTTTACACCAGCGATGACCCACTGATTGCGCGGCAATTGGAACAAATCGGCTGCGTTGCGGTGATGCCACTGGCTGCCCCGATTGGTTCCGGTTTGGGGATTCGTAACCCTTACAATATTCTCGAAATTATTGAAAATGCTAACGTACCGATTATCGTGGATGCAGGCGTGGGTACGGCTTCTGACGCAGCAATTGCGATGGAAATGGGCTGCGACGGGGTGTTAATGAATACCGCGATTGCGGGCGCGAAAAATCCGGTATTAATGGCTTCGGCGATGAAAAAAGCCATTGAAGCGGGGCGCGAAGCCTTTTTAGCAGGACGGATGCCGCGCAAACGTTACGCTTCAGCTTCTTCACCGTTAGATGGAATGTTTTTTTAG
- the trmB gene encoding tRNA (guanosine(46)-N7)-methyltransferase TrmB, whose product MQNIEHPRTIKSFVLRQSRVTKGQGEALSALWPVFGLEKAATPLDFPTVFGRDAPVTLEIGFGNGDSLAQMAQAAPERDFLGIEVHTPGVGHLLKLVGEQGLQNLRVMNTDAVEILQQRIAPASLDRVQLFFPDPWHKTRHHKRRIVQPDFVALIASRLRIGGVFHMATDWENYAQQMAQVLKTSPDFHNLAENPPYSARPATRPLTKFEHRGLNLGHGVWDLLYTRVDKNHL is encoded by the coding sequence ATGCAAAATATAGAACATCCGCGCACGATTAAGAGCTTTGTGTTGCGCCAAAGCCGCGTTACCAAAGGTCAAGGCGAAGCACTGTCCGCACTGTGGCCGGTGTTTGGTCTTGAAAAAGCCGCGACACCGCTGGATTTCCCCACGGTGTTTGGGCGTGACGCGCCGGTAACGCTGGAAATCGGCTTCGGTAATGGCGATTCCCTCGCACAAATGGCGCAAGCCGCCCCCGAACGTGACTTTCTGGGCATTGAAGTGCACACCCCCGGTGTCGGGCATTTGCTCAAACTGGTGGGTGAGCAAGGCTTGCAAAATCTGCGGGTGATGAATACCGATGCAGTGGAAATTCTGCAACAACGGATTGCGCCCGCATCGCTGGATCGGGTGCAACTGTTTTTCCCTGACCCTTGGCATAAAACCCGCCATCACAAACGGCGTATTGTGCAACCCGATTTCGTAGCCTTGATCGCCTCACGCTTACGGATAGGCGGCGTGTTCCACATGGCGACCGATTGGGAAAATTATGCGCAACAGATGGCGCAAGTGCTGAAAACCAGCCCAGATTTCCACAATCTTGCGGAAAATCCCCCCTATTCGGCACGTCCAGCCACACGTCCACTAACAAAATTTGAGCATCGCGGCCTGAATTTGGGGCATGGGGTTTGGGATTTATTGTATACACGAGTGGATAAAAACCACTTATAA
- a CDS encoding cadherin yields the protein MNAIRNTLTRAAQVITFSALAVASVDAAAAVKFRVGFDAASNQYAVYMTPDSVPSPDMLLSAQVTLVVPHAADAKRFSVENISSNIPGINWVDHSRVDAPKENQAADYISLGYYFSGSKVSAFGWVAGQEKQILTFSSKQGCVAGVKLIDSKDAFNQLPNSAGTNPGNDFLNVGWKMTNAYIGNYGDAVTCSAPSVTATTTTTTVTTTPAACVPTSKDADNMKRITALKVLKAEATSVTRQKEIDALIGRYQNKLSCKA from the coding sequence ATGAACGCAATTCGCAATACCTTGACTCGTGCTGCACAAGTTATCACTTTCTCCGCATTAGCGGTTGCTTCTGTCGATGCAGCGGCGGCAGTTAAATTCCGCGTCGGTTTTGATGCTGCCAGCAACCAATACGCGGTTTACATGACCCCGGATTCTGTCCCTAGCCCTGATATGCTGCTGTCTGCGCAAGTCACCTTGGTGGTTCCACACGCGGCTGATGCAAAACGCTTTAGTGTTGAAAATATTTCCAGCAATATCCCCGGCATTAACTGGGTTGATCATTCACGGGTGGATGCACCGAAAGAAAACCAAGCGGCGGACTACATTTCACTCGGTTACTATTTCAGTGGCTCCAAAGTCTCCGCCTTCGGTTGGGTAGCAGGCCAAGAAAAACAAATCCTGACCTTTAGCAGCAAACAAGGCTGTGTTGCCGGTGTTAAACTGATCGACAGCAAAGACGCTTTCAACCAATTACCTAACTCGGCTGGCACTAACCCCGGCAACGATTTCTTAAACGTCGGCTGGAAAATGACTAACGCTTACATTGGTAACTACGGTGATGCGGTCACTTGTTCCGCACCTAGCGTGACTGCCACCACAACGACCACAACAGTTACCACAACGCCCGCAGCGTGTGTACCGACCAGCAAAGATGCTGACAACATGAAACGAATTACCGCCCTGAAAGTATTGAAGGCTGAAGCCACCAGCGTGACTCGCCAAAAAGAAATTGACGCGCTGATCGGTCGTTACCAAAATAAATTGAGCTGCAAAGCATAA